The stretch of DNA TTTACGGGATACAACGCCTTTTAGAAGCGCCTGGTTGTCGTCAAGTTTTACATTGAACGCCTCTTCCACAGCTGAAGTTTCTGCACCAATCGCGATAGCTACAGAGTCGCTGTTTAAGATATCCGTAATGACTACAAGGAATAGATCAAGTGTTTTTTCTACAATCGCATCTGTTACCGCTTGCTCAAGCTCCGCTTTCAGCGCTAACACATCAGCCGGATCAATAGCGTTAATTTGTGCGATTTCTACTTTTTTGCTGCCCATCGGGAATACTTTCGCATCGATACCGATAAGCTCTTCTGCTGTTTTGCCGCTTAAATCTGCGCCCGCTTTCAGCATATTAAGGCCGTATTCATTCGCATCTATCCCAGCAATTTGGGCCAGTTCCTGCGCAGCTTTTACGTCCTGCTCTGTGCATGTTGGTGATTTAAACAAAAGAGAATCAGAAATGATCGCTGACAGCATCAAGCCGGCAATCTCTTTTTCGATTTCCACACCATGCTCTTTGTAAAGCTTGTTTAGGATAGTCGTGGTGCAGCCAACTGGCTCCGCACGGTAGTAAAGTGGATCTGTTGTTTCAAAGTTAGCAATCCGGTGGTGGTCGATAACTTCAAGAACATGTACGTCATCAATGTCATCTACACTTTGCTGACGCTCATTGTGGTCCACTAAAATAACAGAGTCTACTTCTGGTGACGCTTTTTCAATTAAACGCGGCGCTTCCGCATTAAATGTTTTTAACGCAAAAGCCGTTTCATCGTTGATATCACCAAGGCGAACCGCTTCCACGTCAAAGCCAAGCTTCGTTTTCAAATCAGCATAAACGATTGCTGAGCAGATTGAATCCGTATCCGGGTTTTTGTGGCCAAAAATAAATGTTTTTCCCAATTGTTTTCCCTCGCTTTATGTAGAGTATTCCGTTTCATTTTAACGTAAAACGAAAAAAGTGTCCCGCTTTAATTACAGTATAGCGGAAATGATTTTAAAAACCTATAAGATTAATTGGTTTAAACGTTAAATTATTGTAAAGAGCAGGAATGAAAGAATGCAGATTGGAATTATATTACTATGGAGGTGTTTCTATGCGAAACAAAGGGGGCTGGAAATGGTTTTTTACCATGCCCATTCTTTCCTGGGCTTTGTATGATTTCGCTAACACGATTTTTTCATCGAATATTACAACGATTTTCTTCCCTTTTTATGTACAGGAAATCGCGGGCGGAAGCGAACGGCTTGATCAGATTGCCAGTACCTTCTTGTCTTATGCCAATGCTGTTTCAAGTTTTTTCCTCGTTGTTTTCTCTCCTTTATTCGGTGTATGGATTGACCAAAGCGGACGTAAAAAGCGCTGCGTCATGTTTTTTGCTTTTGCTGCCATTTTGTCCACTGCTCTTATGGGGCTGGCCGCCCCACAGAACTTTGGAAACTGGCACGGGCTGCCGGCAGCTTTTATGGTGGT from Domibacillus sp. DTU_2020_1001157_1_SI_ALB_TIR_016 encodes:
- a CDS encoding manganese-dependent inorganic pyrophosphatase, coding for MGKTFIFGHKNPDTDSICSAIVYADLKTKLGFDVEAVRLGDINDETAFALKTFNAEAPRLIEKASPEVDSVILVDHNERQQSVDDIDDVHVLEVIDHHRIANFETTDPLYYRAEPVGCTTTILNKLYKEHGVEIEKEIAGLMLSAIISDSLLFKSPTCTEQDVKAAQELAQIAGIDANEYGLNMLKAGADLSGKTAEELIGIDAKVFPMGSKKVEIAQINAIDPADVLALKAELEQAVTDAIVEKTLDLFLVVITDILNSDSVAIAIGAETSAVEEAFNVKLDDNQALLKGVVSRKKQIVPVLTEILQNR